The DNA sequence TGACCTTCTCTTCGGTTAGGGTCAGGTGGTGCGGTGTAACCTCTGCGGTAACCCTTATCCCCCTCTCTTTGGCGCGGCGAATGAGCTCAACGGAACCTTCGCTGGAGACGTGGGCGATATGCAGCCGGCCCCCGGTAAGTCGGGCCAGTATCAGGTCGCGGGTGACCATAATCTCCTCGGCGGCGGCCGGTATTCCCGGCAGCCCCAGCCTGGCGGAGATATCGCCCTCATTCATCAGACCATCCCTGCTGAGGGTGGTATCCTCGCAGTGGTCGATAATGGGCAGTCCCGAGCTTAAGCTGAACTCCAGTGCCTGACGCATCAGGCGGGAGGTTGCCACCGGGCTGCCGTCGTCACTGAATCCCACCACCCCGGCTTTGGCCATCTCCTCCATATCGACCAGTGCCTCCCCCATCCTCTCTTTGGAGACGCACCCTATCGGCAGCACCCGCACAATGCCCTCCGATGATGCTACTAGATTGACATAATCTATTGCTTCTTTGTTATCCAGCGGGGGATTGGTGTTGGGCATACAGCAGATGGTGGTAAAACCGCCCCGCGCCGCTGCCCGGCTGCCGCTGGCGATGGTCTCTTTCTCCTCGAAACCCGGCTGTCGGAGGTGGCAGTGCAGGTCGATAAACCCGGGGCAGACGACCATCCCGCAGGCGTTGATGACGTCATATTGGGGCAAGGCCGGCTCTTCTCTGACCGGCCGGGCGATCTTGCTCTCGAGGATGAGCAAATCCCCGATCTTATCTGTCCCCCGTCCGGGGTCGATGATACGTCCTCCCCGAATAAGCAGCGGCTTCACCATTTTTGACCGTCGCTGCTTTTATGGGATACGGTAGCATAGTGACTGGGCTTAAAACCACGGGCCTCGGCTTCATCTGCTGAATTAAAGACTATCAGGTTCTCCGGTCTGATTGTTCTGGCCCAGTGGCTTTCCGCACTGTGGTATTTCTTGTACTCCGGTGCCCCCTCGTGCCAGTGGGAACTGGCGACATACTTGGGCTCGAAGCCGTGTTCACAGTAGGTGCATCTTAGTGTCAGCGGCTTAGTGTTGACTATCTTGAATGCCGGTTTGATGTATTTTGTTTCGCTTTCCTGTACCGAGACGCACCTTGGATTGGGACACTTTAGCCCTAGGTCCTGCCGGTATGCAGGGTAGTCAATCCCGGCAGGGGAGCCGTCCTTGTCGGGAAGGGCGATCTCCTTAACCCCCAGCAGGAGGGCTATTAATGCCATCCTGACCGGTACCCCTCGGGCTGCTTGCTTGAAGTACATACTCCGTGGGTCGGCGTCTAGCTCGTAGGCCAGCTCGTCGACACGGGGCAGCGGGTGCATGATAAGGGTTTTCTCAAACTCCTTCTCTTTGAGCAGCTTCTTATCCACCACCGGGTATCTCGCCTTCAATCCCTCTCCTTCTTCGCTGGAGGCAAACCTTTCCTTCTGCGGTCGCGTAACGTAGAGGGCATCGACTCCCCTTTTTAGCTCTACCTGAATGCTGATGTTGGGCATCATTGCCAGCTGGTGCGGGCTGCCCGGTGTGATATATATCGCATCCAGGGGGGAGGTCTTTTCCTTGTCCGACTGCTCGGAGTCCGCAAGCCTTTCCAGTTCTCCGCCGTATTCCGCGATTAGTTTTTGTATCACGTGCCTGGGTACCTCAAACCCCGGGGTAGGGCAGAACACGATATTTGCCCCGAGCTTGGCCAGAGCAAAAATAAGGGAGTGTACCGTCCGTCCGTATTTCAGGTCTCCCCATAGCGCAATCTTCAGGCCCTTGATAATTTTTCTTTCTTTCTTGATGGTGTAAAGGTCTAACAGGGTCTGAGTGGGGTGCTGGTGACCTCCGTCACCGGCGTTTATCACCGGCACACCGGCATAGTCGGCAACTACCCTGGCGGACCCTTCCCAGGGGTGGCGGATGACGATTATGTCGGCGTAGCTCCCGACCACCCGTGCCATATCGGCGATACTCTCACCTTTTGCCAGCGAGGTTGCCTTGGTATCGACCGCACTGATGACGCTGCCCCCGAGCCGGTGCATTGCCGACTCAAAGGATAGCCTGGTTCTGGTGCTGGGCTCAAAGAAGAGGCTGGCCATGACCTTGCCGCGGCATACGTCGAGCTGCTCCTTCATCGATTGCGACATTTCGTCGGCCAAGTCAAAAACGGCTGCTATTTCTCCGTTGGACAGGTCATCGATGGTTACCAGGCTTCTACCGGTAAAGTTCATCGCAACTCCTTTTGCAGCAGTATACCATTTTTTATTCCGACAGGTCTGTCCGCGGTCGGGCTGGTGATGGTTACTTCATCCGCTCCGTCAGTCTCCTCAAGCCGGACCTTCACCTCTTCATCTCTGGAGCTCGGGATGTTTTTTCCGGTATAGTCAGCCCGTATCGGCATTTCACGGTGGCCGCGGTCAATCAGAGTCGCCAGCTGGACCTGCCGGGGGCGTCCCAGGTCGATCAGGGCGTCCATAGCGGCCCGGACGCTGCGTCCGGTATAGAGGACATCGTCAACCAGCACTATGGACTTGCCGTCGATACTGACTACGGTGTCAACACGTTGTGCAAGCGGTTTTATTTCCGTGGGTAAGATGTCATCCCGGTAGGGGTCAATATCCAGGGCGGAAACAGGCGGTTTTAGCCCGCTGAATTTTGCTATCAGGGAGGCTAGTCTTTGCGCTATAGGAACGCCGCGGGTGCGGATGCCGACCAGTACCAGGTCTTCGAGGGTCATGTTTCGCTCGATGATTTCGTGGGCGATACGTACCAGGGTGCGCTTGATGTCCTCTGCGGTCATTAGGATTTTCCGGGACATAAAAATAACCCCCTGCCCTGAGCGGCAAGAGGGTTATCCAGCTTGCGTTATCTTCTTTTTCCCCTTGCCAGCCTCACCGGACCAGCTTAAAGGTTCGTCATTTAGAACAATATTATAGCATAGTTGATGATGCTATTGCAAGATTCTGTAGCTAGGTAACATAAACTACCTGGGATCAGATCAGGCACTCAGTCCATTACCGGATGCCGGTATCGATATGGACATCGATGGTAATCGTCTCATCAGCGGCTACTGTTATCTTATCTGGCAGATTATCGGCAGTATCCATGCCTATGTGGTTTATATCTATGGTATAAGTACCGGGCGCTAGTTGGGCGGTATAGTAGCCGGTGGCTCCATTGCCTATCTGTGTAAAGTAGACCTCCCGCACTAGATGCTTACCAGACTCGTCGTAGATCAATAGCTTCCGGGCGGCAAAGACGTCCGGGGACACCGGAGAACATTCGCCCGGCTTTTCTACCGGACTAATCGGTCCGATAGTTACTGCTCCCTGTAAAAGAACTGTCTCCGGTCTCAACTCCTGCTGGCAGGATACAGCTAGAAGGCTAACCGCCATTAAGCACACAATAGTGAGCATCTTACGCCGTTTCTTCATAACAACCTCCACGTTTCAGAAAACCGCTATTACCTGTAATTCTCTTATTTCGTCCTGCTTTTGAAATACTATATCAAACGGAGCGATACCCCCAAATATTCCGATTGCACAAAACGATGAAAGGTGACCGCTTGAGTTAAACCCGCTGCACTACTCAGGCAGGCGAGCTATTTCTACGTCCATTGGATTACTCGGCTTGACCAAGCTTCCTGGATCCCTTCCGCAAGCCCTGATTGCTTAGGTTCTCTAATGTTAAGCGACCGATCTAAGGTCTTTGTATCAAACTCTCGGAGAAAGTGACATTGCTTCCGGAAATCCAGTATGGTTTTCCTAGTACCTCCATAAAGAACATAATCCAATAGTCTGGCATAGGGATCTAACTGTCCCCTGGTATGCTGGCAGACCCGCGTAAAAAATGTTTCCATCTGCTTCTCGCGATGTCGCGCAAATCGTTGGGACGAAGAGCCCCCCTGACGGTGGCGGGAATGTACCAGGCCTGTGCCAACCTTGCTGGAAAGCAAGTTCTCACCCTGAAAAACGCCAATACCATATGCCCCGAGCCTTACAATTACCATACCTAGAAGAAATTCATGATGCATAAGTAAATAAAGAGGTTTAATTTGACAGGTTTTGGAAACACTTTCTTCAGCCACAGGGAATGGGGGCATGACCAGATACCGGTGATGTGGCCCCCAAAAAAGTATTCCCCCCGTCCGGGACTCCGCAATTAAGTTAGATAGGTCTTCAGGTATTGTCTTCATATCCAGTATCGTTTCCATCATACCTTCTATACTTGCTTTTAAAGACTTTGGCCGAATGTATAAAGAACCGACCTCTATGGAGTTGGTCTTTAATTCCTCCAGTAAATGCAATAATTTTACCTTAGTTAAATTGTACCGTCTGATAGATGCCATTCTTCCTCCTGACTATTGGTTCCCCGACACGAGCATAAGTCTGGCTACTTGTGGATAACTACAATTTTACCATGTAGCGTTTTTCATAGTGTCGCCATCTGAATGCAAGGGTTATACGGTGGAAACTACGGCGGGCGGAATTATTAGGGCTCATCCAGTCAAAGCGATTATCTCCCGAAGTTTTATGAGCAAAGCTATTAGGATGATGAATGTTTGCCTAAGTATTAAATAAGGCGGGCACTTTTCATATTCCCTAAACAAGAAGATGAATTGTATCGTGATTTGATTAAAGAGTTTTCTCTGTGTCGTGCTTGGCAATATTTATCTCACCCTCTTAATGTATCTTGAAAATCCGACTAAAAGGTAATACTATGATAGCAAAATAACAAAGGGAGGTGAACCGTGGGGAAAATAGCTACTATCCTTGGTCTTATAGGTGCTATCTTGATTGCTGCAGGCGGATTTGCTCATAGCATGAATGTTGTAGGAGGAGGGGGCATACTGCTCGTAGTCTGTTTCATACTCTGGTTTATGGGTAAGAAGTAAAAAGCTAAGCTGAAAGTTAGGATCCACGGGTTAGCTATCCTGCGACGTTCACTTAAATAATGTATAGAGGAGTAAACAATCTTGAAAATTACCAGCGTGGAAATTTGGGATACCAAAAGCAGTTTGAAGCCCACCTGGCCTACCTGGCATCCTGTCATCATCCGTATTAATACCGATGAGGGCATCAGTGGCCTGGGGGAAGTCGGCCTGGCTTTTGGCACCGGTCATTCGGGTGGTGCAGGATATGTAAAGAATCTTGCCGAGAGTTTCCTTATCGGCGCTGACCCTATGAGAACGGAAAAGATATGGGAAGATATGTTCCGCAAAACCTTCTGGGCTCAGGGTGGCGGCCCTGTGGTTTATGGCGGTATGAGTGCTATCGATATCGCCTGCTGGGATATCAGGGGCAAGGCCATGAATCAACCTATTTATCAGCTGCTCGGAGGCAAGACTAACGAAAGCCTGCGGGCTTATGCCAGTCAGATCCAATTCGGCTGGGACTACGAAAAGGTTATGCTGCTCTCTCAACCTGAGGAGTATGCCGAAGCGGCCAGAATTGCTGTAGCCGAAGGTTATGATTGCGTTAAAATCGACCCTGTTATGGCTGATGAGAACGGCCGGCCTGTGTTCAACCTGAACAAAATCTTGACCAATGATACCATCCGTATGCTCTACCGGAGAATCAAGGCGGTTCGTGAAGCCGTTGGTGAAGATGTCGATATCATTTTGGAATTACACGGACTTCCTAACGTTACCAGTGCCATTCAGATGGGCAGAGTCTGGGAGGAATTCCACTGCATGTGCTATGAAGAAGCTGTAAACTACTGCAATGTCGATCTACAGGCCAAGGTTGCCCATAACGTTAAGATACCGATGGCTGCCGGTGAGCGAATTTACACCCGCTGGGGATACCGCCAGTATTTCGAGAAGCAGATACTGGATATGATTCAGCCGGACCTTTGCCTGGTGGGTGGCATCACCGAGGGTAAGAAAATCTGTGATTATGCCCATACCTATGACATTACCGTCCAGATTCACACCTGTGGCAGTCCCATTACGACCGCGGCAGCCCTGCAACTGGAAGCGGTCATACCGAACTTCCAGATTCACGAGCATCATACCTTCGCTCTGAAAAGGGCAAACCGGGAATACTGCCTCCAGGATTACCAGCCGGTGAATGGCCGGTACACTACTCCGGATCTACCAGGGCTGGGTCTTGAGCTAAACGAGGAGGTTATCTCCAGGTCTCCTTGTGTGTTGGTGAAATAGATGTGACGCTGCTTTTCAAGATAATGCAAAACAGCGGCGGCTAATCATTATCAATTTCAAGCAATCGTCATGTCTAAGTTATGTTCGCTAACGCAGATTGTGCTCCATTTTTTGTGATAGTCTGCGTTAGTGAACTTTGACTCAAAAAGTTGGATTTAGAGAAACATAACGATGATTATTCCGAAATAACGAACTTCTTCCCTTCGTTCTTACAGATGCGCCGAATGGTTGTCTTTCCTGAGTTGGCATTATCGAAGAGGGAACCCATCATGGTGGCCCACACTCCAACAAAGTAGAAATTGGATAGCCCCGGTAGTGTTGTCTTGAATTTCTTATCCGAAAGCTCTGCCTTCATGCTGAATTCAAACTTCCTATTCGGGAAATTGAACCACCCCTGGGTTCCTCCCATATAGTGCTCCCACGTCATCAGAGTCGAGACGTCGATAACCTCTACTTGGTTCCTCAGCCCCGGGAAGTGATTATCCAGGATGTCGATTACCTGTTCAGCGACCTGCCGCTTCTGCTCTCTATATTCGTCTCTGTTACCATTGTAGAACTGTTTCCAGTAGGTGTAGCTGGCCGGAAGCTCAACCTTTATGGTGCCCTTACCGGTCGGGGCCATGCTTTTGTCGAAACCGTATAGCTGCGCCTCAATGCTCTCGTATTTGTGGTTGGCTATAGTCACCGGCTGTTCGAGCAACAATACCAGGGACGAAGGCTCGGCGGTTAAGTCACGATTAACCCCCAGAAAAACGTCAATAGCAAAGGGAGTTTCATCGGCCAATGGTGTGCAGTAGTCACGCACGGTATCGTTTATGTACTTGCCATCCAGCATATTGAGAATCGTCTTACGCCCGTCGGCGTTCGAGATAACAATGTCCGCCCTATAATCGCTCCCGTCAGCAAGCTTGATCCCTACCGCTTTGTCGTTCTCAACCAGAATCTTCTCGACCTGACTGCTGTAGTGTAACGTTCCTCCCAAAGCCAGGTAACGCCTCTCGATAGATTTCGCAAATTCAGCGGCTCCACCCACCGGCCATTTAATGTCACCGTTTAATCCTCCGGCATGCCTTAGAAGGTGAAAAATAAAGGGGGCATCCGGGTTTGCATAGACGAGGAGGGCAAATGCTTTTTTGAGAAAGAGGTCGGAGAACCGTTCCGCAAAACGGCGCATGTCCATCTTCATCCATTTTCGTACGGAAAGCATTGCAGGAAATCTTAGCATCATTGCCCGGATTGAACCCCCAAGCATAGTATCGCCGATTTTACTCTTGGAAAATGCCTCGATAGCACCCACATATTGCTTAATTGCCTTTGAGTCTGCCGGAGACAACTTGAGTAGAGTCTCTTCCAGCCTCTCAAGATCGTAATAATCTATGAACATTTTTCCGTCCGGCGAGACGACGGCCGTACAAGCTTCGACAGTTACCAGTTCTCGAGGCATCGCGCCAAGTTCGTGCCACAGCCGATACGCACTCGAGTCCGGCTTGCAGCCGAAGAAATGGTGCATGCAGGCGTCGAAGGTGTAGCCCTTGCGTCTCCATGAGGTACATTGCCCTCCCGGTTTGGTGTGCATCTCAAAAATCTGGGTGTCGTAGCCGTTAATCTGACCATAGATCCCGGCAGCCATACCACCCATACCAGATCCGATTATGATTATTGACTTGGCCATTGATCTTCCTTCCAGAGTCTTGTTTTGGCGACCGTAATAATCCTGCTCTGCCAGGGGTTTAGGGTAGTGTGATCCGGGATGCAAAGTCTGCCACTTTCTTTTGCCAGCCCTCTTCCAGTGGCCCCTTGATATCGGTAACATAAATCTTGCCCTCGGTGACCTTGACCAGACCCTTTTCCTGCAGCATCTTATTCATGATGGGAATCACGCGTTGCCACCTGCACTGTTCCTCATCGGGAGGTATCCTTCCCGTCTTTTTGTCTGGCTTAGGCGCGGGCTCGGTGGTAAGGATCGCATATTTGGCGCCTGGCGGCAAGGCAGCCTTTTTCAAGAAACTCCGCATGTCGCCGATGGGCCTACCCATGCGACCGGGTGAGCTGAACAAATATAGGTCGGCTGGTGGGATCTCATTCGGTTTCACATCCCGCACGTGATGGACGCCGACCTTGACTCCCCTGGCTTCCATCTGCTTCTCAAATTCTTCAGCGACCATGGCTCCATTTCCATAGTGTGAAGCGTGAAAATACTCTATCTTCATAGCTGCGGAGCTTCCTACCATCAAGGTTCCCTCCATTAGTTCCATCGCTTGTCGCGGATTTCCTGGTCTCCGGTCCGCAAGTATTGTGCTACTCAAAATGCTGCCAGCTATTAGTAGAATTATTATTTCATAACACGATAAATGCATCAAATCTTAAAGCTAAGCCATATCGTGAGCAAGCAGACATCTTGTTCGTTAAGGGTAACAATCTAGCGATTTGTATGTATGGCTGAAACCGTAATAAAATGGAATGGATTAATATAGTATAGACTGAATGCAGCCGGGATTAAGCCGAATATTTTTCATTTCGAAGGGTTGCAGCACTATGAAAATTACCATATCTATACACGAAGAGGGCAAATGATATATCCTGATTCCTTGTCATCTCTCGCTAAAGAGCTTTATATCGGTGAATACAATAATTACGACGACCAGGCAAAGCAGGCTGTCGTCGATTATGAATGGGTTAAAGATAACGTATTGTATCGCTTTTCATATTGGGGCGTACCGGGGCAAACATTATTTGAAATGTCCGGGGCTTCCGGAGCCAAGTCAGAGCTGCTCGGGGAATTACTGGAGCTGCACGGCATATCCGCACAATACATGGAAGGAAGACCCCTACCTAATTTGGTGCCGCTAACTAGAGTACCTACCCTAAACAGTCATTTTTGGGTAGAAGCCAGAATAGGTAAGGATTGGCTCACCTTGGATCCCACACCTGATAGCGGACTCGTTCACTTGCTTGGCGATACATCTCCGGGAACACACTTAATAGATCCTAAATATATCGGTAGATGGAACAAGATACCGGATTATTATAGGAAATGTTTCAATCATCCTCTGCTTATACCGGCTAGATATATCAGTAATCTTAAGCTGGCATACTATAGAAGACAAAGAGCTCCCCGCTAAACGCTGCTACAGGCTGTTTTGTCACACTTGCTTTGTACAAAAGTCCTCCTGGTATGCCTCAATTGAGTATCAAATAAAACGAAATGATGTCCGGTATCGGATACTCTCCGGCGAGTTGAACTGCTCCTGAAACCATTGTATTCTTACTAAGAAAGAGCCGCCCAACTATAAGGAATTACTGGATTAGGTACAAGTATGAAAGTAGTAATTGTCGGTGCCGGCCCCGCCGGACTGATTACCGCCTTAAATCTTCTCCAGCGTGGCATAAGGCCGCTGGTCCTGGAGAAGGGCGTCGAGGTAAAGTCGAAAGCCTGTTCGGAAGGCTGCAGCCTCCAGTCGCTGCAGCAGATACCATTTAGATCTGAACCCTATATATCAAGAGTGCTGCAAGGCGCCAAACTGGTCTTTCCCGGCGATTACGTAAGCTTCGTACCTAAAGAGTGTGCCGTCCTGCATAGAACTGATTGGCTCAGGGGAATGGCGGAAGACATCAGGCTGAAAGGCGGCGAGATTAAGCTGGACTCGGAAGTCATAGATATAGATGAGCACGGTCTCAGTTTAGGGAACGGAGAATATATTGCTTACCGTGTTCTGATCGGAGCTGATGGTCCTGACTCCCTCGTCGCCAGGCATCTGGGTGTGAAGCACAAACTGGTTGCAGCATCACAATACCAGCTGGCGCTTGATACCTCAGGCATGGATTACATCGAATTTCACTTTGATAAGAGATTCGGCTACGGTTATCCCTGGATATTCCCCAAGGTTGGCGTGGCTAATGTGGGGGTAGAAGGAGACTTTGACACGCTCGACTCCTTCCTGAGGTACCGGGGTTTGGATAAGCAGACTGTAGTCAAAAAGGAATCCGGATTTATTCCCGGTTCGGGAATCGGGAAATTGGTCCGGCAAAACATCGCCTTAATCGGCGATGCGGCGTCTATGCCTAATCCTACCTCGCTGGGCGGACTGACTCCCATCATCTGCGCCAGCCAGATATTGGTCAGAAACATCGATAACCTGGCAGCGTATGAAGCTGAGGTTAAGAATCACCCGATGGCCAATCCCGTACTGCTGAAGCCCAGGCAGACCCTGATGAGTTTCAGTAGTCAAGACCTGGCCAACATCGGGAAGTTCCTGGCCGGGTTCGAGTATGGAGTGAAGCCCCACCCCCAGTTAATAAAAATCGCCAAGTACCCTTCTTTATTAATGAAGCTTCACAAGTTAAGGACGATTTACCGGGCTGGAATCATTACCGAAGACTACGGTTGGTGAAGCAAGACTCACCACAGCTACGCAGCCAATGATTACGAGCCCAGTGGCATCCCGGATGAGAAGACAGGAGTTCTGTCTATTGTACAGTATGGTGGGCCATCCTGGGATCGAACCAGGGACCTCAGTCTTATCAGGACTGCGCTCTAGCCTGCTGAGCTAATGGCCCGGGCCATTCTCGGTTCATATCCTGCTTTGAAAAAGAAACCTTAACCTCTGGATAGCGGAAGGAAAGCGACCTACTCTGACTAATCAGAGATCGACCTAGAAGATAACAGACTTAGCGCCTGTTTTCTCCCTAGAAAGGAGGTGATCCAGCCGCAGCTTCCGCTACGGCTACCTTGTTACGACTTCGTCCCAATCGCTAGCCCCACCCTCGGCGACTGCCTCCCTGGAAACCAGGGTTAGCTTACCGACTTCAGGTGTTGCCAACTTTCATGACGTGACGGGCGGTGTGTACAAGGCCCGAGAACGTATTCACCGCAGTATGCTGACCTGCAGTTACTAGCAACTCCAACTTCATGCAGGCGAGTTTCAGCCTGCAATCCGGACTGAGGGTGGCTTTTGGGATTAGCTCCAGATCACTCTATTGCCACCTTTTGTACCACCCATTGTAGCGTGTGTGTAGCCCAAGGCGTAAGGGCCATGCTGACTTGACGTCATCCCCACCTTCCTCCCCGTTTTCGAGGCAGTCTTGCCAGAGAAATCAACTGACAACAGGGGTTGCGCTCGTTGCAGGACTTAACCTAACACCTCACGGCACGAGCTGACGACAGCCATGCAGCACCTGTGACGGCTCCTGACTTAACAGGTGGCTCACCTTTCGGGTCACTACTTCCGTCATGTCAAGCCTTGGTAAGGTTCTTCGTGTTGCATCGAATTAAACCACACGCTCCGCTGCTTGTGCGGGCCCCCGTCAATTCCTTTGAGTTTTAGCCTTGCGACCGTACTCCCCAGGCGGGACACTTAATGCGTTAACTACGGCACAGAGAGGGTCGATACTCCCCATACCTAGTGTCCATCGTTTACGGCGTGGACTACCAGGGTATCTAATCCTGTTCGCTCCCCACGCTTTCGGGCCTCAGCGTCAGAAACAGCCTAGGAGGCCGCCTTCGCCACTGGTGTTCCTCCCGATATCTACGTATTTCACCACTACACCGGGAATTCCACCTCCCTTTGCTGCCCTCTAGCTCAACAGTATCGGGCGATCCCTCCCCGTTAAGCGGGGAGATTTTACACCCAACTTGAAAAACCGCCTGCGCCCTCTTTACGCCCAGTAAATCCGAATAACGCTTGCCTCCTACGTATTACCGCGGCTGCTGGCACGTAGTTAGCCGAGACTTATTCCTCAGGTACCGTCATTATTCGTCCCTGAGAAAAGGGGTTTACAACCCGAAGGCATTCTTCCCCCACGCGGCGTCGCTGTGTCAGGCTTTCGCCCATTGCACAAAATTCCTTGCTGCTGCCTCCCGTAGGAGTCTGGGCCGTATCTCAGTCCCAGTGTGGCTGCTCGTCCTCTCAGACCAGCTACCGATCATTGCCTTGGTGAGCCATTACCCCACCAACTAGCTAATCGGACGCAAGCCCCTCCTCAAGCGCCCGAAGGCTTTAATGATGCCGCATTACCGGCACCGCCACATAAGGTATTACCTCTAATTTCTCAGAGCTATCCCTTACTTGAGGGTAGGTTACTTACGCGTTACTCACCCGTTTGCCACTATCTTGATAAATCAAGACCGTTCGACTTGCATGCATAAGGCACGCCGCCAGCGTTAATCCTGAGCCGGGATCAAACTCTCCGAATAAAAAATTGACATAGTTTGAACCTTCCTTCCGCTATCCAGTTGTTAAGGTGCTATACTGACGCTTAAAATGCTACCATAGTCCCAATATTTTGTCAAACAAAACCTGCCGGGCCGCATCACCGGTAACAATTGCCCGTTTCTTTAACGGAAGGATTGATTTATCAAAATGAAGTGATGTATATTAAACGTAAAATTAGGGAAGGAGCCAATATTTAAGGAGGTGCCCAATGCCTGAGATAGTAATCGGGAAGGTGACCGAGTTCTTCGCCCGCCCGGTAGTGGCGGGGATTGAGCTAAATGCACCCCTGAAGGTGGGGGACAGAGTGCATATCAAGGGGCATACCACTGACCTGGAGTTTGCTGTCGGTTCAATGCAGGTTGACAATGTGAACGTCGACCAAGCTAAGGCAGGAGACAATATCGGGATTAAGGTTAGCGACCGGGTCAGAAGAGGAGACATAGCATACAAGATTACCGACTAGAGGTATCCCATTATCTCCGGTAACCGGACCCGGCGCGTCAGCCGCCAGTAATTAACATAATATGCCCTGCTCCGGGCAGCTAGCCAAGGTTTTTGAGCAGGTTGGCCATCTCGATGGCGTGTTCCGCTGCTTCCGCCCCTTTATTCCCCATCTTGGTGCCGGCGCGCTCGATAGCCTGCTCGATGGTATCAGCTGTAACCACGCCGAAGATAACCGGC is a window from the Dehalococcoidales bacterium genome containing:
- a CDS encoding transglutaminase domain-containing protein, yielding MIYPDSLSSLAKELYIGEYNNYDDQAKQAVVDYEWVKDNVLYRFSYWGVPGQTLFEMSGASGAKSELLGELLELHGISAQYMEGRPLPNLVPLTRVPTLNSHFWVEARIGKDWLTLDPTPDSGLVHLLGDTSPGTHLIDPKYIGRWNKIPDYYRKCFNHPLLIPARYISNLKLAYYRRQRAPR
- a CDS encoding NAD(P)/FAD-dependent oxidoreductase, coding for MKVVIVGAGPAGLITALNLLQRGIRPLVLEKGVEVKSKACSEGCSLQSLQQIPFRSEPYISRVLQGAKLVFPGDYVSFVPKECAVLHRTDWLRGMAEDIRLKGGEIKLDSEVIDIDEHGLSLGNGEYIAYRVLIGADGPDSLVARHLGVKHKLVAASQYQLALDTSGMDYIEFHFDKRFGYGYPWIFPKVGVANVGVEGDFDTLDSFLRYRGLDKQTVVKKESGFIPGSGIGKLVRQNIALIGDAASMPNPTSLGGLTPIICASQILVRNIDNLAAYEAEVKNHPMANPVLLKPRQTLMSFSSQDLANIGKFLAGFEYGVKPHPQLIKIAKYPSLLMKLHKLRTIYRAGIITEDYGW
- a CDS encoding translation elongation factor-like protein; the protein is MPEIVIGKVTEFFARPVVAGIELNAPLKVGDRVHIKGHTTDLEFAVGSMQVDNVNVDQAKAGDNIGIKVSDRVRRGDIAYKITD